The nucleotide sequence GGATTTTTAACCTATCTCTCATTCATCTATCGCTTGTTATTCGTCCAACAAATGCATCAAATAGCATCCTGGCCAGACATCCGAACCCATTGTCTTTTATTACATGAAGCACCGTCCTAGCTGCCTTCGATTTCTGCCTGACTATAAGGTTAGAATCTTTCATTAGGACGCTCCCGACCTCTTATAATTGAAGTGTTGATGCTTTCCAGAGGCTGAGATCTTTCCTGTTGTATATTTTTATTTGAATTGGAAATACTGGTTAAAGAGTCACCTGTTCGTTCCCCCAGAACATATACAGGTTAATAAGTCTGCCAGGAGATTTTCCTGGCTTTTTTATATTCTTCTTTTCAATATTCTTTTCGCCTGAAGCATTCAGACGACAAATCATCATGTATAACGAGTATCTGCTCGCAAGATCACTTGGGTACATTGGATGAGTTTCATGGCTAATAAAACTCATAAGAACGACTATAAAATCCTTCACGATTGCCACAAGAGATCGTCATTAGATTACAAATCAATCTCCTTCTCAGTAAACACCGACTATAAAATCTCGATCAAGCAATCTGCAAGCGTGTTTTTATGAATGTGTTATAAAAAAATGCCGTGCTGCTAAGAAAAAATTACAAACTACATACTCCTTCTTATATGGAGAGCGTAGAGGACAAGCGCTTGGTTTAACGTACAATGACATTGATTTTGAGAGAAAAACACGTACAGTTAACAAAATACGAGACGAAAAAAATACCAGATCGTCGAAAACTAAAAAATAGTTATCGAACAATACTGGTAGACGACATTTTATTAAAACAGCTGAAAACGCATCGAGCTTGGTGTATTCAAACAACATTCCGTTATGGTTCTAGCTTAAAGGATGAAGATTTTATTTTTATTTTCTATAGAGCTGCTCAACTAATACGAAGCCGTACCATAAAGTTCTGTTTTGACCATATAATGAACGAGCGGGTTAGCACTAGTTACAGCTTATGGGCTACACTATTTTAATAAGACCGCTTATTTCAGTCAAAGTCACCGCTGAACGTTTAGAAAACACTCCAGAGGTGGATTAAGTTAAAAGAAAAGCCCGTCCAAGCATTCAACAGCATGATCAATATGTAATATTGGGGAACTCTGGGGGAGTTTTTAACCTCTCCCTCAATCCCTTTTATAGCCCGGGTTCTCCCGCCTTAAAACTCTTTATTAAACAATGGCTGAAACCATTTAATGCCTCTTTTATTAGCCGGCCATACTTTCATATCTGCTACTAAATGGCTCATGTAAGCGATCGAAGCAGCCAAAAAGCTGCCTTCAATTCCTACACTTTGTTGGAATTGCCACGCTATCCCTGCAAAACAGGCAGCTCCTATTAAAGAGTGAGTTAATGAACGGTGAGATAAAAATGAAGAAACAATAATAAACCCGCTTAACAACAACAGCCAAAAAATATCGGCATACCAAGCGGTCACACCTAATCCAGCTCCTGTTATAAAGAGCATCGTACGCTGCTTAATAAACAATCTAGGCAATATCGTCAAGCAAAGACCAACGATGAAGCCAGCCGACTGAACAAAACCGCTCAACATTACGTAGCTATAGCCAATTAGAAGCAGGCCAGCTGCTGCAAAAAACAAGATCAGCCACTTTTTTGATATAGTAATTCGATTGGACAGCTTTCCATTTACGTCAAGGTCAGGTGCAAGACCAGCTACTGCCCCAATGCCAACTAATGCAGCTGTAGTAAGAGGATCCGTATGTAAATAAACAGCTGTTGCTAATCCGGAGCCTCCTCCGATAGCCAAATGAGCCGATCCTTTCATCTATTTCCATCCTTTTCTTTTTCTCCATTATAACAAACAAACGTTCTTAATCCTATAAAAAAATGAACGGTAATGATCTTATCTACACTAAATAACTCCCCTCTTTCTCTTTAACTGTTTGTCTATTTCACCTCACGCTCTCGCCCTTCAGATCGAACGATAGCAGCTAGCAAACCCTACATCCATACATAACTAGATAAGGATCTCCTTTAGTTTTGCAAACAAAAAAACCCTGCGAGTAAACACAGGGTTAAGCATTCGTGTGCCGCTCAATCACTTGAAGAAGCCAGTCCTGCACACTTTCAATATATTCACCGGAAATATCAAGCTCTGCGAGTACAGTTCCTTTGCCGATAATTTTTAATCCTGGTACGAGAGCCGGTTTTTTCGGATTCATCGAATATACAACCGTATCTATGTGATGAATCGGAATCCGAACATTTGTGACTATACCTTTACTGATTAAAAATCCCTTATCCACTTTAATCACATTTTTCTTCCAACGATATTCCGTATCGGTAGTCGTGCATTCAATAGCAGCATCTTCATTTATGAAGGGTGTCATATATATACCTCTTTTTCACTATATATGGTCAATCACATCACCTATAACCTATCAGCTTTGAATTGCTTTGTAAACAAAAAATTCCTTTCGTCAATGAATTGTAAATAATATGCTGGGATCGGCAAATATAAAACAAAAAAAAGAGCTTTTTTCAAAAAAATAAAATATAGCCCCACTATAATAAATAGCCGGGGCCTGCCTGTTCGCTCATCACATTGTCATTATATAACTTCTGCTTTTGTATACACACCTGGATTTTGCTCTTTTAATTCTCTGATTAGCATTTTAGCATTTCTCACTCTGAGAAGATAAGAAACATTTGAACGCGTATATACCGCTACACTATCGAGCCTTCCCAGAAAGGTCTCAACATTAAACCGGAAACGCGGCTTCGCTGTTTTTCCTATTTTTACAACTTCCACAATTTCTGATAATGGGATATTTACTTGATTGAATGTATCCTCTGTAATCAGCATGCCATGATCTATTTTATAGTTTGACGACTGTTTTTTCCGCTGTAAGTACAGCCCCAAAAACAGTGCACCGGTAAGAAGCAACAACAATTCCACCTTGTGACACCTCCTCTTCTTCTTCGTATGGCGCCCTTCAAACCTCATTTCTCCCGTTTCTATTACTGTACCCATTTTTCTGTTTTTTACCCGTGCGTTTCACATTCTTTGGAAAGAAAAACTTTTTTCAAAAAGTTTAAAGCAGGCAAAAAAAGATAATATCAATAGTAAGGTGTGCACGTTTTGAAAGCCGCCAGGTTTAGGAGGAAAATTATGAAAAAATTAGACGAAGAAAAGTTATTAATAAGGATTACTCAATTAGAAGAGATTGTTCTCGAATTATCTGACCGAATTAGACAGATGAGCGAAGAACTTATTGAAATGAAAGAGGAAAAAATTCATTAAGAAGGGCAGTCTAAAAGTTGGTGGATAACCAATTTTTAGACTGCCCTTTTCTGAATAACAGCGATGAATTTGTTTTTCTCTCGCTTAAATTACGCAGAGAGGTGCGAATGAACCTCCTTCCGCATCTCCCAACCGTGCAGCAATCGAAAGAAAGGCGGTAACACAAGACAAACGGCCAAAATTCTAAGCACTTGCACAGCAACTACAAAGGTCGAATCTGCATCAAGTACAACCGCTGTCGTGGCCATTTCAGCAATTCCCCCTGGTGCAAAAGCGAGTGCAGCTGTTTTAAAATCTATGCCTGTCACAAGAGAAACAAGGTATGCACAGGCAAACATCACACCAATCAGCCCAATGGTACTGATCAAGCCGACAATCAGCGTCTGCTTCAGTCCGATAAACATTTTCTTATGAAAACGGACTCCAATCGATACGGCAATCAAAATTTGTGACAAAACGATCAAGTTGTGCGGCCAGTAGGCTACCATATTATGACCGGCATAGGAAGAACTGAATGATTGAACAATTGCCACAGCTGTCATGCTTCCCAGAAGCCAAGGTGCCGGGAATTTTAAATATTTCCCGATATGATAACCGCCCCATCCTGTCAGAGCTAATACGGCTGTCCACAGCAATTGACTTGGCTCAAATCCCAGTGAAGTCTGTTGCACAGCCGCTGCGCTAGCTGGATGTATCGTCCAAAGTGAAACGAACACCGGAATAATTAAAATCACTAAAAACACACGCATGGTCTGAATAATGCTCACCACTGCAGTGTTGGCGCCTACCTCTTCCGCCAGTGCCGGCATAGCTGACAATCCGCCAGGCGCTGTGCCAAAAAAGCTTGTGAGCATATCTGAGCGGCTAAATTTCCATAAACTAAGACCGGAAAGTAATGAGAAAACAACTGATAATCCGATCATAAGAGTGATAACGATCCAATGAGACTGAAAAGCAGTTAACACCGACAGGTTAATCTTTTGACCCAATTGAATGCCCAATATTAACTGTCCTATATATAACCAGCTTTTAGGGATGTCTTTTGCTCCTGAAATTTGCGGAAAAGCAAAAGAAATAAAAGCGGCCGCAAGCAAGGTTCCTAACATCCAACCAATTGACAAACCAGTCAATGATAACAACAGCCCGCCAAGGCTGCTTACTAGTAGGACGACCCATTTGTTTACTTTCATCCGATCCTCTTCTTTCTTTTCTTGTTGTCTATAAATAAATTATACTAAGATTAAAGAAATAAATAAAATATCGCTTTTTTATCTTTAACCATAAAATATAGTTATAGCAGAAAGGAAAAAGAGCAATGGATGAAAGAGATTGGCGCGTCTTACAAACATTATTTAATGAAAAAAACATGACAAAAGCGGCAAACAAGCTGTACATTTCTCAGCCCGCACTAACGAACCGTTTAAAGCAAATGGAAAAGGAATTCGGTGTGCAAATTGTCAATCGTGGACGGCGCGGTGTACAATTTACTCCCCAAGGAGAGTATCTTGCTAAATGTGCTGATGACATGCTGTTAAAGCTGCAGCATATAAAAGAGAATGTGCTGAACATGGAAAAGAAAATTACTGGCACACTCCGGCTCGGTGTCTCCACCTTTTTTACAGATTATAAACTTCCCGGGCTGCTAAAGCTCTTTAAAGATGAATACCCCGATATAGAATTTAAAGTGATGACAGGCTGGAGCAACGAAATTATTCATTTAGCTTATAACCAGGATGTACACGTTGCTTTTGTGAAAGGAGATTATAGTTGGAAAGGCGGCAAAAAGCTCTTATTCGAAGAGCCAATTTATATTGCTTCCAGAGAAAAAATTACTTTGGAAGATTTGCCCGATCTGCCGCGGATCGATTATCATACAGATCAGAACTTGCGGACAGTCGTCGATAATTGGTGGGCAGAAAACTATACGAAACCGCCTCTTGTCAGTATCGATGTAGACAAAGCCGGCACAAGCAAAAATATGATGGCCAACGGCTTGGGCTATGCTATTTTGCCAGGGATGCTCTTAAGCGATTTAAAAGATGTGTATAAAATAGCCATCCGCTCAAAAGATGGACAGCCGATCATCCGAAAAACGTGGATGATTTTCCATGAAGAATCGCTCCAGCTTAACATTGTCCGGGCTTTTGTTGAATTTATGGAGCAGGTGGATTTGGAGAAAATTAACTAGCTGTCCGATGAACCGTCAAACCTATTGGCGTAAACAACTAAAAGCAGACCGCTCGGTAATAGTTCAATTACGGGGCGGTCAATGATCTTTTTGTTCAGTCCAACTGACAGCTAATGACTTTATCCAGTCTCGTTAGTCGGTTCCATTATTAATGGCATTCTCTTTAGTTGTTTACCCCCGGTAAACAACCTTTCCGTCCACGATGGTCATCTCGATTTTGGTCGTTAACAGTTCGTCTGGATCCTCCATTGACAAAATGTCGTTTGAATAAACCGTCATATCGGCTAGCTTCCCAGGCGAGATCGTTCCTTTTTTATGTTCCTCATTTGTCGCGTATGCCCCACCGATGGTAAATAGCTTGAACGATTCAAGCATTGACAG is from Bacillus sp. PK3_68 and encodes:
- a CDS encoding metal-dependent hydrolase; translated protein: MKGSAHLAIGGGSGLATAVYLHTDPLTTAALVGIGAVAGLAPDLDVNGKLSNRITISKKWLILFFAAAGLLLIGYSYVMLSGFVQSAGFIVGLCLTILPRLFIKQRTMLFITGAGLGVTAWYADIFWLLLLSGFIIVSSFLSHRSLTHSLIGAACFAGIAWQFQQSVGIEGSFLAASIAYMSHLVADMKVWPANKRGIKWFQPLFNKEF
- a CDS encoding AbrB family transcriptional regulator gives rise to the protein MKVNKWVVLLVSSLGGLLLSLTGLSIGWMLGTLLAAAFISFAFPQISGAKDIPKSWLYIGQLILGIQLGQKINLSVLTAFQSHWIVITLMIGLSVVFSLLSGLSLWKFSRSDMLTSFFGTAPGGLSAMPALAEEVGANTAVVSIIQTMRVFLVILIIPVFVSLWTIHPASAAAVQQTSLGFEPSQLLWTAVLALTGWGGYHIGKYLKFPAPWLLGSMTAVAIVQSFSSSYAGHNMVAYWPHNLIVLSQILIAVSIGVRFHKKMFIGLKQTLIVGLISTIGLIGVMFACAYLVSLVTGIDFKTAALAFAPGGIAEMATTAVVLDADSTFVVAVQVLRILAVCLVLPPFFRLLHGWEMRKEVHSHLSA
- a CDS encoding LysR family transcriptional regulator, with the protein product MDERDWRVLQTLFNEKNMTKAANKLYISQPALTNRLKQMEKEFGVQIVNRGRRGVQFTPQGEYLAKCADDMLLKLQHIKENVLNMEKKITGTLRLGVSTFFTDYKLPGLLKLFKDEYPDIEFKVMTGWSNEIIHLAYNQDVHVAFVKGDYSWKGGKKLLFEEPIYIASREKITLEDLPDLPRIDYHTDQNLRTVVDNWWAENYTKPPLVSIDVDKAGTSKNMMANGLGYAILPGMLLSDLKDVYKIAIRSKDGQPIIRKTWMIFHEESLQLNIVRAFVEFMEQVDLEKIN